A single region of the Saprospiraceae bacterium genome encodes:
- a CDS encoding MFS transporter, whose product MSTTIQNHSSQNRAMTITAGVAGNILEWYDFAIYGFFAPVLGKLFFPAEDPTTSLIASFGAFAAGFLMRPVGGALFGYIGDRVGRKRALNLSVLLMAIPTFLIGLMPTHAQMGVGAAVILVILRMLQGLSVGGEYTSSIVYLAESAPDGKRGLFTSASMMGGIGGILLGSVMGSVISGALTEAQLQSWGWRIPFLLGILVAAVGYLIRRHMPETISEQEKTENPLRTLRRNWAQVVQVSGLNLLSAIFFYGLFVFVVTWLVDYVQEPRTMALRLNSISLLIFMVAILFFAHLSDRISRKRVIISGAVAIILFGYPLFCLMHHHDETMILTGEIGLAILAAAYMAPIPATLTEMFPRNIRVSAVSVGYNLAYAIFGGTVPMVAVWLIEKEHNDMAFVWYIIGAAVISLIVAISLHRHIKDQMPD is encoded by the coding sequence ATGAGCACAACGATTCAAAACCATTCTTCCCAAAACAGAGCAATGACTATCACCGCTGGCGTTGCCGGAAATATCCTGGAATGGTACGACTTTGCGATTTATGGTTTTTTTGCTCCGGTATTGGGCAAATTATTTTTCCCGGCGGAAGATCCGACGACTTCACTAATTGCTTCTTTCGGCGCCTTTGCTGCCGGTTTTCTGATGCGTCCAGTCGGCGGAGCGCTTTTTGGATACATTGGTGATCGGGTTGGGCGAAAACGCGCCCTCAACCTGTCCGTACTCCTCATGGCAATCCCCACTTTCCTGATCGGTCTGATGCCAACCCATGCCCAGATGGGGGTAGGTGCGGCGGTTATTCTTGTGATACTGCGCATGTTGCAGGGGCTATCGGTAGGGGGTGAATACACCAGCTCTATTGTCTATCTCGCCGAAAGTGCGCCGGATGGGAAACGCGGTTTGTTCACCAGCGCCTCCATGATGGGCGGTATCGGTGGTATATTATTAGGATCGGTGATGGGGTCGGTTATTTCCGGTGCGTTGACAGAAGCACAATTACAAAGCTGGGGATGGCGTATTCCTTTTCTCTTGGGCATATTGGTGGCCGCCGTTGGCTATCTTATTCGACGCCATATGCCGGAGACCATTTCCGAACAGGAAAAAACAGAGAACCCCTTACGCACACTTCGTCGCAACTGGGCCCAGGTGGTACAAGTAAGTGGACTGAACCTGCTTTCCGCCATTTTTTTCTATGGATTATTTGTATTCGTAGTGACCTGGCTAGTCGATTATGTACAGGAGCCTCGTACCATGGCGCTTCGTTTGAATTCAATAAGCCTTCTCATATTTATGGTTGCCATACTTTTTTTCGCCCACCTCTCTGATCGCATCAGTCGCAAGCGAGTGATCATTTCCGGCGCTGTAGCCATTATTTTGTTTGGCTATCCACTTTTCTGTTTGATGCACCACCACGACGAGACGATGATCCTTACCGGAGAGATTGGACTGGCAATACTGGCTGCAGCCTACATGGCGCCTATCCCGGCTACACTGACCGAAATGTTTCCCCGGAACATCCGCGTAAGTGCCGTCAGCGTCGGCTACAACTTAGCCTATGCCATCTTCGGCGGTACCGTGCCTATGGTAGCGGTATGGCTGATCGAAAAGGAACACAACGATATGGCTTTTGTCTGGTATATCATTGGCGCAGCGGTAATCTCTCTAATCGTTGCCATTTCCTTACATCGCCACATCAAAGACCAAATGCCGGATTGA
- a CDS encoding AraC family transcriptional regulator — translation MNAQSYIQNFDSSRSPLYRIEEQESPLVAFTQQPMDTFGGIHQVASKNIHFIARIKELIEMNMDDENYGIDQLCRDAGASRSQLHNKIKKWTGLSTTYYIRSVRLQRAKYLLVHTDLNITQVAFEVGFRDPSYFTRVFDDSFGICPKNFRKRWQKTYSMA, via the coding sequence ATGAATGCTCAATCTTATATCCAGAATTTCGACAGCAGCAGATCACCTTTATACAGGATAGAGGAACAGGAAAGTCCATTGGTTGCTTTCACCCAGCAACCAATGGATACGTTTGGTGGAATACATCAGGTAGCAAGCAAGAACATTCATTTCATTGCGAGAATCAAAGAGCTGATAGAAATGAATATGGATGATGAAAACTATGGTATTGATCAACTTTGCCGCGACGCCGGAGCTAGCCGGTCCCAATTGCACAACAAGATCAAGAAATGGACAGGTCTTTCAACCACCTACTATATCCGTTCTGTCAGACTGCAAAGGGCTAAATACTTATTAGTACATACTGACTTGAACATTACCCAGGTTGCCTTTGAGGTCGGATTCCGGGACCCCAGCTATTTTACCCGTGTTTTTGATGACAGCTTTGGCATCTGCCCAAAGAATTTTCGCAAGCGCTGGCAAAAGACGTATTCAATGGCCTAA
- a CDS encoding type II and III secretion system protein: protein MKPKHLLMGLVLLFLLLKPTGLSAQRIVEEYKIRNLISDVIIEKFQQINQSVEIYEHKEGNRLIMVGDSLDIALAREQLEMLDVRQMMVTIEFMLVEYFHEQNFEWGIDITSGTTGNFGSVKYAPDAQGANLSFFYNSVAKLTPTFQLNLRAMVGNDKAKVLTNPHLVVESGKQANLNIKDRRTIVLETATINGVTTTLQSIEAGINLGITPVPTHDSLIHLNINGVISEFLPFSSAGEFLVEENSIMTEVDVRDGHTLILGGLILEETNTVEGGVPILKGIPLLGALFKNKREIKNYVERVMYITPYLHPIEDIGRYEELRKMTPLENQVETIIEQDPEFLKYEKTQKSMKRNRRASRKNN from the coding sequence ATGAAACCGAAACATCTCCTAATGGGCTTGGTGTTGCTATTTTTGCTTCTGAAGCCGACAGGCCTGTCCGCTCAACGCATTGTTGAGGAATATAAGATCAGAAACCTGATCTCCGATGTGATCATCGAAAAATTTCAACAGATCAACCAAAGTGTGGAGATCTATGAACACAAGGAGGGCAACCGACTAATTATGGTAGGAGACTCTCTGGATATCGCACTCGCCCGGGAACAATTAGAAATGTTGGATGTCAGACAGATGATGGTTACCATAGAGTTTATGTTGGTGGAATATTTTCACGAGCAAAATTTCGAATGGGGCATTGATATTACCAGTGGTACGACTGGCAATTTCGGATCGGTCAAATATGCTCCCGACGCGCAGGGTGCCAACCTATCCTTCTTCTACAATTCAGTAGCCAAATTGACACCGACATTTCAATTGAATCTACGAGCAATGGTCGGCAATGATAAAGCTAAAGTACTGACTAATCCCCACCTGGTTGTAGAAAGCGGCAAGCAGGCTAACCTGAACATTAAAGACCGCAGAACCATTGTCCTGGAAACGGCAACGATCAACGGGGTGACCACTACCTTACAAAGCATCGAGGCAGGTATCAACCTAGGTATCACACCAGTGCCAACACACGACTCTCTAATTCACCTAAATATTAATGGCGTGATCTCCGAGTTTTTACCCTTCTCTAGTGCAGGAGAGTTTCTCGTGGAAGAAAATAGCATTATGACCGAAGTAGACGTGCGTGATGGTCATACCCTGATACTGGGCGGATTGATTTTGGAGGAAACCAATACTGTGGAAGGAGGCGTTCCCATACTCAAGGGTATTCCTCTCTTAGGCGCTCTATTCAAAAACAAACGTGAGATTAAAAACTATGTAGAGCGGGTCATGTACATCACCCCCTACCTCCACCCAATAGAGGATATCGGTAGGTACGAAGAACTGCGTAAGATGACACCGCTGGAAAATCAGGTGGAAACGATCATCGAGCAGGATCCCGAGTTCTTGAAATACGAGAAAACTCAAAAAAGTATGAAACGTAATCGCAGAGCATCCAGAAAAAACAATTAA